One window from the genome of Spiractinospora alimapuensis encodes:
- a CDS encoding Asp23/Gls24 family envelope stress response protein, translating into MSAEARLAERVAAAARESPDVVDLSAGAFGTVHTVLPGDVVSGVSLSASRVEVGVVVRWGRPLPDVAADVRATVAAVVPDRAVDVTIEDVVVETPTAPEASGAPGRARS; encoded by the coding sequence ATGAGCGCCGAGGCGCGACTCGCCGAGCGAGTCGCGGCCGCGGCGCGGGAGTCGCCGGACGTCGTCGACCTCTCCGCCGGGGCGTTCGGAACGGTGCACACCGTCCTGCCGGGTGACGTGGTGTCGGGCGTGTCGCTGAGCGCGAGCCGGGTGGAGGTCGGCGTCGTCGTGCGGTGGGGACGACCACTGCCCGACGTCGCCGCGGACGTTCGCGCGACCGTCGCCGCGGTGGTTCCGGACCGCGCGGTCGACGTCACCATCGAGGACGTCGTCGTCGAGACGCCCACCGCGCCCGAAGCGTCGGGCGCGCCCGGTCGCGCTCGCAGTTGA
- a CDS encoding Asp23/Gls24 family envelope stress response protein has translation MTETEAKPSDVKVPDAREGRRAGGSSRSDDLVTEAGRTNIASDVVAKVAGMAAREVRGVHEMGGGAARAFGAVRDRVAGGTAAASRGVEVEVGERQAAVDVQLTVDYGVSIPDLASAVRKNVIHSVERMTGLQVTEVNISVDDIHLPEDDSSEDSSAESRVE, from the coding sequence GAGGCCAAGCCGAGTGACGTCAAGGTGCCCGACGCGCGCGAGGGTCGACGCGCGGGGGGTTCGAGCCGATCCGACGATCTCGTGACGGAGGCCGGACGCACCAACATCGCCTCCGACGTCGTCGCGAAGGTCGCCGGAATGGCGGCGCGCGAAGTACGAGGCGTGCACGAGATGGGTGGCGGGGCCGCCCGCGCGTTCGGAGCCGTCCGTGACCGGGTGGCCGGCGGCACCGCGGCAGCGTCGCGTGGCGTCGAGGTCGAGGTCGGCGAGCGTCAGGCCGCCGTCGACGTCCAGCTCACCGTCGACTACGGGGTGTCCATTCCCGACCTGGCTTCCGCGGTCCGGAAGAACGTCATCCACTCGGTGGAGCGCATGACCGGACTGCAGGTGACCGAGGTCAACATTTCCGTGGACGACATCCACCTACCCGAGGATGACTCCTCCGAGGACTCCTCGGCCGAGTCGCGGGTGGAATGA